The following coding sequences lie in one Methylotuvimicrobium alcaliphilum 20Z genomic window:
- a CDS encoding M23 family metallopeptidase — MKSSRHFSSPFRLVLFDYRESGKTSPFALRLVPALVGIIWVLFSFNVAAKKLYQYQDERGIWHYTDKAPDTELPVTIRQLKVEQRQKVWLIQGGDKRHPTYAIRNDYGGPVQVEVDFVEQENALANPALPHRFIVPPGLSKTLLEISEAQPQAGFRFTVNYRYAIGPPLTDYLPKHAYLPPFAAGESFQITQGFEGEFSHTDPENRYAVDIAMPVGTPIHAARSGVVMDVERDFFEGGVKPAYGQKANRIRILHDDGSMAVYAHLELEKTQVYPGLRVEAGQLIAYSGNTGFTTGPHLHFAVQINSDMALTSVPFVFLSASGVPKNPVAGIWLRGVTATQGGAVGADSMK; from the coding sequence ATGAAGAGTTCTCGTCATTTTTCATCACCCTTTCGTCTTGTTTTATTTGACTATCGGGAAAGCGGCAAAACATCGCCTTTTGCCTTACGGCTCGTACCGGCTCTGGTCGGCATTATATGGGTTCTGTTTTCATTTAACGTTGCCGCTAAAAAACTTTATCAATATCAGGACGAAAGAGGCATTTGGCACTATACCGACAAGGCGCCCGACACAGAATTACCGGTTACGATCCGGCAATTGAAAGTCGAGCAGAGGCAAAAGGTCTGGTTGATACAAGGGGGCGACAAGCGTCACCCGACCTATGCCATCCGTAACGATTACGGCGGCCCGGTGCAGGTGGAAGTCGATTTTGTCGAGCAAGAGAATGCTTTGGCCAATCCGGCGTTGCCGCATCGCTTTATCGTGCCTCCAGGGCTATCGAAAACGCTGCTCGAAATTAGCGAAGCACAACCGCAAGCCGGTTTTCGTTTTACTGTGAACTATCGTTATGCAATAGGGCCGCCGCTAACGGACTATCTACCCAAGCATGCCTATCTTCCGCCTTTCGCTGCCGGCGAGTCGTTTCAAATTACTCAAGGTTTCGAGGGCGAATTCAGCCACACCGACCCGGAAAACCGTTATGCAGTCGATATCGCGATGCCGGTCGGCACGCCGATTCATGCGGCCAGATCCGGAGTCGTGATGGATGTCGAGCGCGATTTTTTCGAAGGCGGCGTCAAGCCGGCTTATGGCCAGAAGGCCAACCGAATACGCATTTTACACGATGACGGTTCAATGGCTGTTTACGCGCACTTGGAACTAGAAAAAACGCAGGTATATCCGGGCTTGCGCGTCGAAGCGGGTCAATTGATCGCTTATTCCGGCAATACCGGATTCACCACCGGCCCTCATTTACATTTTGCCGTGCAAATCAATAGCGATATGGCGTTGACTTCGGTGCCGTTCGTCTTTCTGTCCGCCTCTGGCGTACCCAAAAATCCGGTTGCCGGTATTTGGTTAAGAGGCGTTACAGCGACTCAAGGCGGGGCTGTCGGGGCGGATTCGATGAAATGA